From Pseudarthrobacter equi, a single genomic window includes:
- a CDS encoding cytochrome c oxidase assembly protein codes for MVSSAAKPRSATPQPAPGNGAKGTGGNALGIPKGWQLAGLAAVFLALVAALIFSGAAVTRGVSDPGALVRWGLPISKALHNVAVATVIGGLIFAVGILPRSLSKRSRDKGDAGDKDGPEHPAFSRALAVAAAAGAVWTLSAIAVLVLTYADVAGQPLSGDAEFTQALVYFMTDIETGRAWLAVTIIAAVVTTALFGVRSLGGLALTLILALIGLVPTALIGHSSSSSDHEGAINSLGLHLVGVSTWVGGIILLALLSGILTGPKAGATTDITEPTLRRFSTLAGFAFFLVFASGVINASIRITSWGDLFGSSYGQLILAKSAATLVLGGIGFMHRQWVIPQLGRKGSTMSSRRVLWQLLLAELLVMGATSGIAVALGRSAPPQPTTFAPDASPAFILTGYELPPELTATRWFTEWRLDWLWIAVALFGLVTYVLGVAKVHRRGDKWHWFRTVNWIIGLIVLTYITSGPPAVYGRILFSAHMVDHMALTMVAPIFLVLGAPVTLALRALPARGDGSRGAREWILVFVHSKFSQLVTHPLFAAANFAGSIVIFYFSDLFGYAMREHVGHELMNLHFLLTGYIFVLTMIGTDPLPRRAPYPMRLLLLLATMGFHAFFGVSIMGGTGLLAADYFGNLGRTWGQSALADQQTGGAVAWGIGEVPTLLVAIGVAIMWSRSDQRETKRVDRAADRNNDADLAAYNDMFAKLAERDARLADRNKLEGR; via the coding sequence GTGGTGTCTTCTGCCGCAAAACCACGTTCCGCCACGCCTCAGCCCGCTCCCGGGAACGGAGCGAAGGGGACGGGCGGCAATGCCCTCGGAATCCCGAAAGGCTGGCAGCTCGCCGGTCTTGCTGCGGTGTTCCTGGCCCTCGTCGCAGCACTGATTTTCTCCGGCGCTGCAGTGACCCGCGGCGTCTCCGATCCCGGCGCACTGGTGCGCTGGGGGCTTCCGATCAGTAAGGCGCTGCACAACGTGGCCGTGGCCACTGTCATCGGCGGCCTGATCTTCGCCGTAGGGATTCTCCCCAGGAGCCTGTCAAAGCGCAGCCGGGACAAAGGCGACGCCGGAGACAAGGACGGCCCGGAACACCCAGCCTTCAGCCGGGCCCTCGCCGTAGCAGCCGCCGCAGGTGCGGTGTGGACCCTGTCCGCTATCGCCGTGCTGGTCCTGACCTACGCGGATGTGGCCGGACAACCCCTTTCGGGTGACGCCGAATTCACCCAGGCGCTCGTCTACTTCATGACAGACATCGAGACCGGGCGGGCCTGGCTGGCGGTAACGATCATCGCTGCCGTCGTCACCACGGCACTGTTCGGGGTCCGGTCCCTGGGCGGCCTGGCCCTCACCCTGATCCTGGCGCTGATCGGCCTCGTCCCTACGGCCCTGATCGGCCACTCGTCCAGCTCCTCGGACCATGAAGGGGCCATCAACTCTCTCGGACTCCACCTGGTGGGTGTGAGCACCTGGGTGGGCGGCATCATCCTGCTGGCACTCCTGTCCGGGATCCTCACCGGCCCCAAGGCCGGTGCAACAACGGACATCACCGAGCCGACGCTGCGCCGGTTCTCTACCCTCGCCGGTTTCGCCTTCTTCCTGGTCTTCGCTTCCGGTGTCATCAATGCCAGCATCCGGATCACCAGCTGGGGAGACCTCTTCGGCTCGTCATACGGACAGCTGATCCTTGCTAAGTCCGCCGCCACCCTGGTCCTGGGCGGCATCGGGTTCATGCACCGGCAGTGGGTCATCCCGCAGTTGGGCCGCAAGGGATCCACCATGTCTTCCCGGCGTGTGCTCTGGCAACTGCTCCTCGCCGAACTCCTGGTGATGGGCGCAACCTCAGGTATCGCCGTCGCGCTGGGCCGCTCAGCGCCCCCGCAGCCCACCACGTTCGCACCCGACGCCTCGCCGGCTTTCATCCTGACCGGCTACGAGCTCCCCCCGGAACTGACCGCCACCCGGTGGTTCACCGAGTGGCGCCTGGACTGGCTGTGGATCGCGGTAGCCCTGTTCGGGCTCGTGACCTACGTCCTGGGCGTCGCCAAGGTCCACCGCCGCGGCGACAAGTGGCACTGGTTCCGCACCGTCAACTGGATCATCGGCCTCATAGTCCTCACCTACATCACGTCAGGGCCGCCGGCGGTGTATGGCCGCATCCTCTTCTCGGCACACATGGTGGACCACATGGCCCTGACCATGGTGGCGCCCATCTTCCTGGTGCTCGGCGCCCCGGTGACGCTGGCCCTGCGCGCGCTGCCCGCCCGCGGCGACGGCTCACGGGGTGCCCGCGAATGGATCCTGGTGTTCGTTCACTCGAAGTTCTCCCAGCTGGTCACGCATCCGCTGTTTGCCGCGGCCAACTTCGCCGGCTCGATCGTGATCTTCTACTTCTCCGATCTGTTCGGCTACGCCATGCGCGAGCACGTTGGCCACGAACTCATGAACCTGCACTTCCTCCTCACCGGGTACATTTTCGTGCTCACCATGATCGGCACCGATCCCCTGCCGCGCAGGGCCCCGTACCCCATGCGGCTGCTGCTGCTCCTCGCCACCATGGGCTTCCACGCGTTCTTCGGCGTCTCCATCATGGGCGGCACCGGGCTGCTCGCAGCCGACTACTTCGGCAACCTGGGCCGCACGTGGGGCCAGTCCGCGCTGGCCGACCAGCAGACCGGCGGAGCGGTGGCCTGGGGCATCGGTGAGGTGCCCACGCTCCTGGTGGCAATCGGCGTCGCGATCATGTGGTCCCGCTCGGACCAGCGGGAGACCAAACGCGTGGACCGCGCGGCGGACAGGAATAACGACGCCGATCTGGCCGCTTACAACGATATGTTTGCCAAATTGGCTGAACGCGATGCCAGGCTGGCTGACCGCAACAAGCTGGAAGGACGCTGA
- a CDS encoding HU family DNA-binding protein, giving the protein MAKNRSELVAEVAGKAGTSQAAVNTVLDALFEVFETSVAAGEKITIPGWLAVERTDRAARTGRNPQTGETIQIAAGHSVKLTAGSKLKAAVSNKK; this is encoded by the coding sequence ATGGCTAAGAACCGTAGTGAACTTGTTGCAGAGGTAGCGGGCAAGGCCGGCACCAGCCAGGCAGCCGTCAACACCGTCCTCGACGCACTGTTCGAGGTTTTCGAGACTTCTGTCGCCGCTGGCGAGAAGATCACCATCCCGGGCTGGCTGGCAGTGGAGCGCACCGACCGTGCAGCTCGCACCGGCCGCAACCCGCAGACGGGTGAGACCATCCAGATCGCAGCAGGCCACAGCGTCAAGCTGACCGCCGGCTCCAAGCTGAAGGCTGCCGTCTCCAACAAGAAGTAG